Proteins encoded by one window of Deltaproteobacteria bacterium CG2_30_66_27:
- a CDS encoding UDP-4-amino-4,6-dideoxy-N-acetyl-beta-L-altrosamine transaminase, translating to MGRSTSSSSIPALEGGTPTRTEFLVFGKPRIGEEEIREVAAALRSGWIGTGPRVQTFEQEFLAYVGGSYSVAVSSCTAALHLSLLAAGVVPGDEVVVPAMTFVATANAVLHAGGTPVFADCDRGTFNVTAESVAAAITPRTRAVVPVHFAGLPCPMDAILGVTGGARIRVVEDCAHCIEGTIGGRHAGTFGDFGAFSFYPTKNVTSIEGGMVVTGNAEAAERMRISRLHGLSRDAWKRFGGEGYHHYQAETIGYKYNMTDVQAAVGIHQLRRVGENLGARERIWRRYDEAFRSLPIALPVPPGNGVRHARHLYTFLLDLDRLRVPRDTVLEAIQKEGVGVGVHYIAVPLHPYYRDRFGFQEGMFPNAEYVSARTLSVPLTPYLDDQDVEDVITAVTKVLRFYSH from the coding sequence ATGGGAAGATCGACATCTTCATCCTCCATCCCCGCCCTTGAGGGGGGCACGCCGACCCGGACCGAATTCCTGGTGTTCGGAAAGCCCAGGATCGGGGAGGAGGAGATCCGGGAGGTGGCGGCGGCCCTTCGGTCGGGCTGGATCGGGACCGGACCCCGGGTCCAGACGTTCGAGCAGGAATTCCTGGCTTACGTGGGCGGGAGCTATTCCGTCGCGGTATCCTCCTGCACGGCCGCTTTGCACCTGTCCCTCCTGGCCGCCGGGGTCGTACCCGGAGACGAGGTCGTGGTCCCCGCGATGACCTTCGTTGCCACCGCGAACGCCGTGCTGCACGCCGGGGGGACCCCGGTGTTCGCGGACTGCGATCGGGGCACGTTCAACGTGACGGCCGAGTCCGTTGCCGCAGCGATCACGCCTCGCACGCGTGCCGTCGTTCCGGTCCACTTTGCGGGTCTCCCGTGCCCGATGGACGCGATCCTTGGCGTCACCGGCGGGGCAAGGATCCGTGTCGTCGAGGATTGCGCCCACTGCATCGAGGGGACCATCGGTGGCCGCCACGCCGGGACGTTCGGGGATTTCGGGGCCTTCAGTTTCTACCCCACGAAAAACGTGACGTCCATCGAGGGAGGGATGGTCGTTACGGGAAACGCGGAGGCGGCGGAGCGGATGCGGATCTCCCGACTCCACGGCCTTTCGAGGGACGCATGGAAGCGTTTCGGCGGGGAAGGGTACCACCATTACCAGGCCGAAACCATCGGGTACAAGTACAACATGACCGACGTCCAGGCCGCCGTCGGCATCCATCAACTGCGCCGGGTCGGGGAGAACCTGGGAGCGAGGGAGAGGATATGGCGTCGGTACGACGAAGCCTTCCGGTCCCTTCCGATCGCCCTCCCCGTGCCGCCGGGGAACGGCGTGCGGCACGCACGGCACCTTTACACCTTTCTCCTCGACCTGGACCGGCTCCGCGTGCCGCGGGACACCGTCCTCGAAGCGATCCAGAAGGAGGGGGTAGGCGTGGGTGTCCACTACATCGCCGTCCCCCTCCACCCGTATTACCGGGACCGTTTCGGCTTTCAGGAAGGGATGTTCCCGAATGCCGAGTACGTATCCGCAAGGACGCTCAGCGTGCCCCTCACCCCCTACCTGGACGACCAGGACGTAGAGGACGTGATCACGGCGGTGACGAAAGTCCTCCGGTTCTATTCGCACTGA